TTCCTGTCGAGATCCCATGCGCTTCCAATGCCAATATAAGAATTGAGCAGGAGCGGCTGGTACTGCGTCAATACACCCACTGTATGGATTCCAGAGTTTGTGCAATTGCTTAATGGAAAATCGATGATCCGGTATTTGCCGCCAAAAGGGACAGCAGGTTTAGCGAGATTCTTTGTCAGTGAGTGCAGACGGCTTCCTTTTCCTCCTGCCAACAGCATTGCCACGCATTTCTTCTTTTGCATGATTGTTTCTCCCCTTTCTTTTGATAACAGGACGTAAAACTGAGATTCCGAATGGAGAAATACTCATCTCTATAGAATATGGCCTTCCATGAAAGGCTATTTCTTCCGCTTTTAAAACTTTTTTATTTATAACGCCTGAACCGCCAAAGTCTGTAGCATCACTGTTCAGAATTTCCCGATACTCACCATTCTTTGGGACACCAATTCGATAGTCGCTATATGTTTTTTCAGTAAAATTGCAAACAATGACCAGAAGTTCTTCAGGATTCCTTCCTTTCCGGATAAATGAAAAAATTGACTGATCCCTGTTATCCGCATCGATCCAATCGAATCCTTCATAGCTCTGGTCGACCTCATACAGAGGCTTTGACCTTTTATACAATTTGATTAGTTCCTTATTGTAAAGGTCCATCTTTTCATGCATTTCATAATCGAGGAGATTCCAGTCAAGCTGTTCCTTGTCTTTCCATTCCGAAAACTGTCCAAATTCGGTCCCCATGAATGTCAGCTTCTTGCCGGGATGCGCAACCATGAAGCCAAGTAAAAGCCTGAGCTGAGCAAACTTTTGCCAGTAATCTCCCGGCATCTTGTCAAGAAGCGATTTCTTCCCGTGAACAACCTCATCATGTGAAAACGGCAGGACAAAGTTCTCTGAGAAAGCATAAAGCAGCGAGAAGGTAACCTTCTCATGTATATGCTTCCTGTTATGGGATTCTTCCTCCATATACTTCAAAGTGTCATTCATCCAGCCCATATTCCACTTGTATGTAAATCCAAGACCGCCATACTCGACAGGCCCTGTCACCTGAGGCCAGTCAGTCGAATCTTCCGCAATCATCATTGCTCCTGGTTCATACTCCTTGACTGCTTTGTTGAGCTTTTTTAAAAAATCTACTCCAAACTGGTTCGCTGCCTGGATTGAGTTAGGCCAATAAATGATATTGGCCACCGCATCCACCCTAAAGCCATCAATATGATATTTTTCTAGCCAGAAAAGTGCACTAGAAATCAGGAAACTCTGGACCTCATTTTTACCTAGGTCGAAATTAGCGGTTCCCCAAACATGGTTCTCCCGATCAT
This portion of the Mesobacillus sp. S13 genome encodes:
- the glgB gene encoding 1,4-alpha-glucan branching protein GlgB — its product is MVINPTEFELHLFHEGNLFQSHNLFGAHVMKTETGTYTRFCVWAPKAMHVRLAGDFNHWVADGYEFHKVNQEGVWQLSLEGDLTGAIYKYEIVTASGERLLKSDPYAFFSEVRPNTASIVYSLDGYKWNDQKWLQKREKRSTLGEPMFIYELHVGSWKKHEDGKFLTYRELVDELIPYILSHGYTHIELLPLTEHPLDISWGYQSTGYFSVTSRYGAPHDFMYFVDKCHQNGIGVILDWIPGHFCKDAHGLYQFDGSYVYEYQRENDRENHVWGTANFDLGKNEVQSFLISSALFWLEKYHIDGFRVDAVANIIYWPNSIQAANQFGVDFLKKLNKAVKEYEPGAMMIAEDSTDWPQVTGPVEYGGLGFTYKWNMGWMNDTLKYMEEESHNRKHIHEKVTFSLLYAFSENFVLPFSHDEVVHGKKSLLDKMPGDYWQKFAQLRLLLGFMVAHPGKKLTFMGTEFGQFSEWKDKEQLDWNLLDYEMHEKMDLYNKELIKLYKRSKPLYEVDQSYEGFDWIDADNRDQSIFSFIRKGRNPEELLVIVCNFTEKTYSDYRIGVPKNGEYREILNSDATDFGGSGVINKKVLKAEEIAFHGRPYSIEMSISPFGISVLRPVIKRKGRNNHAKEEMRGNAVGRRKRKPSALTDKESR